The following is a genomic window from Strongyloides ratti genome assembly S_ratti_ED321, chromosome : 1.
aacagtTAACCAATCCGCGCCTTCATTAAATTGGTGGGAAAGCTTGATCCTTCCTTTCattatgatttttaaaaaaagtactttgaaatatgttattatatataaatattattaatcttCTAAtgctttatttatttttagtattttattttttttttattcatgtatgagtaataaagtattataaaaaaaatgcattATTACTAGTGAAGCtaacatattaattttatttgtgattataaaagatttatctCTATGATATCATTGAATAGATGTTAAAGATATGAAGaaagtatattatattttttttttgatatatgacaaaaactttttatttgattttaattgATACATATGTTATAGTTAATGAGTTAAAATGTGTGAATATGAAACTTTACCTTGAAAAcagttatttaaattatttagaaGATTGCATTTTTctcttttaattctttttactACTAGTTATAGTAAATCACTTATTGTTATACATAATGTTTTTGAGATCGATTGTAAAACTGTGTTATATTACACACCCTCTTTACCCAATATTATCTGATACATTTGTCATTCATTTTTGTACTGagaacttttattattatcttatttttaaaatttaaattcatttgGGGAAATGTCTATACAAATTTGTTATgaattatgataaatttaataatattatattttgaaatcatttatttattaattttacttttaggcttcacttaaaaaaaagaatgagAACTGAACTTAGTTCAACAAGTTCTGAGATTGATAATAATCTTAGCCAATATGCCAGAGATATATTTGGATCTTATGATACAGTTGgtgatgataaaatatatgttgaACAGTTAGGTGAAGTTCTTCGTGTCTTAGACGTCTATCCAACTGAGGCtgacattaaaaaataccaaTCTTATTTTGATGGTCCAGGTGTGTTTTATATGTCAAAATGTATAgtattgaattttttttttagaaaaaagaaTAACTTTTGAAGAGTTTATTTCATGCTTTAAGGATGCTCGTAAAAATATGAAACATGTTTCAATGGAAGAAATTATTGAAGGATTGTCACATTTTGATAAAGAAGATAATGGTATGATAAATGTTGCTGAACTTCGTCATATACTAACAACTCTTGGTGAACGTCTAAAAGAATCTGATGTTGATAAGTTAATTGAAGGACATGCTGATCCTGAaggtaatatttatattgcaCAATTTGTTAAAGAAATTATGGAAAcagatttaaaaatgtaacttttatataaattttatttttaacaaaaataatggTACTTAACTATCAGTTATTTTCCTTCcagtaaaattaataagagtcaataaataacttattaaataaagaaatattttacttttatttttaaatgtacttgtgtaaattgtttaatattaaaaatacattataaataaaatttgtcaaATATTAAGTAGTAGATGATCgtgattaaaattatttataatttgtgACAATAAAAGGTGTTAagcacttttttttttatataaactttaatttGTCTGTATTTCATAAGAATgattaaagtttataaaaatatatatatattcttttataaatttatttttaatatataaagtaattttgAACAATtctctttaaaatttataataattttattaatacttaTCATCAAAAGAttgcaaaaatttattttatgaaaaaaaaattattataatatagtaCAATTTTTGGAGTACTTTACTAAGTATGAGGTGTTTAAGAGATCTTTGATGTTTAGTTAAGATTATTTCATAGtcaataaaatgtttttgataattggtaaaaaaacaagtacaaagaatttattaaataaatgaattttttgaaaCTTGTGTCAATTTTACAGATGAAGAAAACACTTTACAAGTATTTCtaagaaataaattagtTTATACAAGTAATGAATTTGTTTTGTGAAGCCAGTTtcagataaaaaaattcagctacattttattaaaatttctgaAAATGACAGTAGATGAATAagttttaatcattttagaATATGTAAAGTAATATTGTTAAGTAACTGATTCtgaatattatcattttaatttaactaacaaataaataaataaattataaaataatttatgtacgatttttaagtatagttaattttttttaaataacctATTATGtgaaactttttattttttaaattttataatcttttctattaacttttaacaacatatttattaaaaattattattatatattatgataTATAGAGGGAccacatttttaaaaaagaagattatTCTTAGTTTATAGAGTAAAGAATGATAGTGTAATGAAGTATATGATATTAGGATTAAATATTCATagtcatatattttattatacaatagacacaaataatatatattattgacAGTGATTAATCACTCAactaagaataaaaaattaaaacatttatacaaaattgttttatttatcatcataaaagtataatatgaaaaaaaaataaaaatattaattaatgaaaaaatctGTTAAGTACATCTTTACACTGAGGcctataatttaattatatttatactaaatattataacaaataaatttattaaataataaatctgAGACTGTTGTTACCATCCAAATttaatctaatttttttttaaatataacatataaaagagaagaaaaaataaataaaattaaacttcATCAATTTTTCCCTTAAGGTCTTTTCTTTGAAACGTTGTGGTTGCTGTTAATAAATGAACTTTACTGGTATTAAAGTttccattattatttttagtaccATCTCGAGAAATTTTTGATGAAAGAACATTTGTATTTATTGATTCACTACCACTTATTCTTTCAAATGTCTTTGGAAGATATGTAGCAAATGTTTCAATAAATTGTGATCTAAATTGATAGGACATTGTTGtgtaaagaataaaattaacagatgaattaaataaagcaagaaaatctaaaaattgaccaagatataaatgtataactTCTGTTGCTGCATAAACACCTtgtaaaaaaacaaaaattcctataaaaaaaacattaataaaagttataaattataataaatatacctTGTGGAAGTTCTGTAACTAAAAATACAGCAACAATAATAGTTAACATTGCTGTAGTTCTTTCAGCTTGTGTTTTAGCTGTACATAAGACAGTTCTTGATCCACAAAGTCTATTTCTTCTTTCTCTGGCTTTAATAAGTATTCTTACAAGTAATGtcataaaaatagttaatagCATACATggaattacttttaataataaaccCGCAATCCAAAAAGTTAATCTTTCCCAATTACAATTCCAAAAAGTTGGTCTTACAAATTGATAAGCTTCTATTTGTGATGTCTCTGTATAATAATGAGCATATTTTCCTCCTTTGACAAGACAACGTGGTTCAGCTCCAACTAAACCGTTATCTTGTATTTCATATCTTAATGTATTTGGTGTTGAACCTATTAAAGAAATACCAGTAGCTGCTCCAATTCCTAAGAGGgtaattttatatgtattcCAACTTATATTTGATTGTGCACCATTACTATTTTTGACAACAATATATCTATGAATAGCCATTATTACTGTAAGCCATAATGATAATGAATGAAGGAGAACTGATGTAATGGCATACAATTTAGTATAAATAATCCAAAAATAAGTATAGTAATATGGATGGCAACGTtcaataaaatgaaaaatataataattagccattaatattaaatcacATATAGCAATAACAATAAGgtataaattaaaaggaTTTTTTCTCATTTGTGGACGTAAAAGTACAACTATTACTAAAACATTTAATGGCACACCAAGTAAACAAagaatttgataaatataaacatgTATTTTGTCATACATTTGAATTTCTTCACcaattaactaaaaaaaaaaagaataatttaatgcattaattaaaatataagtaaaattaaataccTCCAGATAATATTGAATCATTGCATCTCTTTCTGTTTCATTAACTTCTACACAACTAGACATTTTTTTctcctaaaaaaaaatggtaacttttaatgaaaataaaataatttgcataaatataaaagaagagtttgtataattttttctaatatttaattaatcttaaaaatttaattaaaaatctttaatcATTTTCTAAGAATGTTAACAAAGTGATAAGAATTATAatacttataaaatataagaatttattaaataaaatagataaaatgagatatatgataaatttatatttcaagtctagaaaaaaaattttttaaattgattaaaaaattatatataattataaaatatatatttacaacgtaacaaaaaaaaactatttattttttaaaattataatgaaaagtaaaaaaaaaaaataaagataaaagatatattgtagtaaagataattttattgaactACAACTATTAgggataaaaaatttgattatccataattttaaagtaaaaaataaatgtaaaatattttacttttttacattataaacattttttttgcggaaaaaaaagattatcataaattttttttaataattagaaaaaaaatattttaataatttacatatattggtatttctttatatttatagtacaagttataaataaatattaaaattaggaTAGAAGTGAACTATAAAGATTGAAATAtggtttatatatttatgattgagtaaattttattaataaaaaaaaatacaagcaatttttttttattattaaacataaaaattatttaaaaaaaagactaattcgtattatgaaatattttctgaaccaataaattaaattgaaaagaacagttaattttttttttttatatatttttaaaatgtataagataacaaaaaacaaagaataagattttttttgtttaaaatatataactcatttgtaatataaaaaaaagatttttaagcATGAAaacacatatatatta
Proteins encoded in this region:
- a CDS encoding Myosin-2 essential light chain, which translates into the protein MSIQICYELCFRLHLKKRMRTELSSTSSEIDNNLSQYARDIFGSYDTVGDDKIYVEQLGEVLRVLDVYPTEADIKKYQSYFDGPEKRITFEEFISCFKDARKNMKHVSMEEIIEGLSHFDKEDNGMINVAELRHILTTLGERLKESDVDKLIEGHADPEGNIYIAQFVKEIMETDLKM
- a CDS encoding G protein-coupled receptor, rhodopsin-like family and GPCR, rhodopsin-like, 7TM domain and 7TM GPCR, serpentine receptor class w (Srw) family-containing protein; amino-acid sequence: MSSCVEVNETERDAMIQYYLELIGEEIQMYDKIHVYIYQILCLLGVPLNVLVIVVLLRPQMRKNPFNLYLIVIAICDLILMANYYIFHFIERCHPYYYTYFWIIYTKLYAITSVLLHSLSLWLTVIMAIHRYIVVKNSNGAQSNISWNTYKITLLGIGAATGISLIGSTPNTLRYEIQDNGLVGAEPRCLVKGGKYAHYYTETSQIEAYQFVRPTFWNCNWERLTFWIAGLLLKVIPCMLLTIFMTLLVRILIKARERRNRLCGSRTVLCTAKTQAERTTAMLTIIVAVFLVTELPQGIFVFLQGVYAATEVIHLYLGQFLDFLALFNSSVNFILYTTMSYQFRSQFIETFATYLPKTFERISGSESINTNVLSSKISRDGTKNNNGNFNTSKVHLLTATTTFQRKDLKGKIDEV